Proteins found in one Anopheles aquasalis chromosome 3, idAnoAquaMG_Q_19, whole genome shotgun sequence genomic segment:
- the LOC126576975 gene encoding uncharacterized protein LOC126576975 has product MNTYRFPFAGRLLVLAFGFVMLQPCESNPVLVLVANGSDITINFPGENNNNHLFNIVSASGNNNPSMFDWIGGNGANKAPTITLGASDAHREPLHPGAENQDSSEESDNPVTERWGPHRPGTAGNGNEEPIGILQTLSTTTEAIPVNTTTLSMPISNTTSKTTRATNSS; this is encoded by the exons atgaatactTATCGCTTCCCGTTTGCCGGAAGGCTTCTGGTGCTCGCTTTTGGTTTCGTGATG TTGCAGCCTTGTGAAAGCAATCCCGtattggtgctggtggccaacggAAGTGACATTACAATCAATTTTCCCGgtgaaaacaacaacaaccatctgTTCAACATAGTCAGCGCATCCGGTAACAATAACCCATCAATGTTCGACTGGATCGGCGGTAatggagcaaacaaagcaccaACGATCACGCTCGGAGCGAGTGATGCACACCGGGAACCGCTACATCCGGGAGCGGAAAACCAGGATAGCTCCGAGGAGAGCGATAATCCAGTTACGGAGCGCTGGGGACCACACCGCCCTGGCACGGCTGGCAATGGAAATGAGGAACCTATCGGGATACTGCAAACGTTAAGCACTACCACAGAAGCAATACCTGTTAATACCACCACCCTATCGATGCCTATCTCCAACACCACGTCCAAAACTACTCGCGCGACAAACAGCTCCTAG
- the LOC126576957 gene encoding uncharacterized protein LOC126576957 — protein sequence MQLAILLLCAVIGLLSTSPSGQTATNSVTVRAFVKQDCDGVKTYICDTCTSRRPCIGTTEIAQTINCGTGLYCVEGTSSDRCGPIPSDVCLQSTVSTSFTCTSTGILPDPNNCNNYHVCLAVGEASSVYNCAPGYVFNIASAGCIREVSTTNCVTVTCPAGEPTYVLYGTSRQYYVICDGTNPPSRVLKCPNQALFSFFSGSTRFGECVYTCSGQGNYANSNNPSSYFQCYVLNGRIVYREVDCPQNTIFNQTLRYCVRAQ from the exons ATGCAGTTAGCGATACTGTTACTATGTGCTGTGATTGGTTTGCTGAGCACGTCTCCATCTGGCCAGACCGCCACTAATAGTGTAACTGTTAGGGCATTTGTTAAACAGGATTGTGATGGTGTTAAAACGTATATATGTGACACTTGTACCTCCCGACGGCCATGTATCGGTACTACCGAGATCGCCCAGACCATAAACTGTGGAACCGGGTTGTACTGCGTCGAAGGTACTTCCAGCGATCGATGCGGACCAATTCCGTCCGATGTTTGCCTACAGTCAACAGTCAGCACATCCTTTACCTGCACTTCTACGGGCATTCTACCAG ATCCGAACAATTGCAACAACTATCACGTTTGCTTGGCTGTCGGGGAAGCGTCGAGCGTGTACAACTGCGCACCGGGATATGTCTTTAATATCGCATCCGCCGGATGCATCCGTGAGGTTTCGACAACCAACTGTGTTACTGTGACCTGTCCGGCCGGAGAGCCCACCTATGTGCTGTATGGTACATCGCGCCAATACTATGTCATCTGTGACGGTACCAATCCTCCGAGCCGTGTGCTGAAGTGTCCGAATCAAGCGTTGTTTAGCTTTTTCTCAGGAAGCACACGTTTTGGCGAGTGTGTTTATACGTGCTCTGGACAAGGCAACTATGCCAATAGCAACAACCCCAGTAGTTACTTCCAATGCTATGTATTAAACGGCCGAATTGTCTATAGGGAAGTTGACTGTCCACAAAATACTATATTTAATCAAACATTGCGTTACTGTGTCAGAGCGCAATAG
- the LOC126576959 gene encoding uncharacterized protein LOC126576959 produces the protein MKMVYPTVLLTALVAFASCQAELATNLETSATPSVLIDPEFDVGVPGTLVNTSSSLLRLTSITGVCDGTKQLVCASCTALRVCLGTVPGQDLTVTCPADQPYCNFGTTSDRCSADPIPDVCSDPNQNVPVSCSAVGKLPDASNCRIYHGCLAIGESSSIYTCPTGYVFHPGLELCALENLFARCTRIQCSANFLGHVRYGNSLRFYGFCDGTGQTPIVFKCPNRANFALIAGTTFGECVYACPAQGNFPNTNDPSTYFQCFWANRRLRYNVIRCPTGTTFNAILRICT, from the exons ATGAAAATGGTATATCCGACGGTGCTGTTAACGGCGTTGGTGGCATTTGCGAGCTGCCAGGCTGAATTAGCAACGAATCTAGAGACAAGTGCCACACCGTCGGTCCTAATAGACCCAGAATTCGATGTCGGGGTGCCGGGTACATTGGTAAACACCAGCTCCTCTCTCCTTCGTCTAACATCCATCACGGGTGTTTGTGATGGGACGAAACAACTCGTGTGTGCCTCGTGTACTGCGCTTCGGGTGTGCCTGGGAACCGTTCCTGGGCAAGATCTTACCGTCACATGTCCGGCAGATCAGCCATACTGTAACTTCGGTACCACATCCGATCGCTGCTCCGCTGACCCCATACCGGACGTATGTAGCGATCCAAACCAAAACGTTCCAGTATCCTGCTCAGCTGTGGGGAAGCTTCCTG ATGCAAGCAATTGTCGTATTTATCACGGCTGTTTAGCCATCGGTGAGAGCTCCTCCATATACACGTGCCCCACGGGATACGTATTCCATCCTGGACTGGAGCTGTGTGCGCTGGAGAATCTCTTTGCACGCTGCACCCGCATCCAGTGTTCCGCCAACTTCCTCGGGCATGTTCGCTACGGGAACTCTTTGCGCTTCTATGGATTCTGTGATGGTACCGGGCAGACACCGATCGTGTTCAAGTGTCCGAATCGAGCCAACTTTGCACTCATTGCTGGCACAACCTTCGGTGAATGTGTGTACGCGTGCCCAGCCCAGGGAAACTTCCCCAACACCAACGATCCATCGACATACTTCCAGTGCTTCTGGGCCAACCGTCGTCTAAGATACAATGTGATACGATGTCCCACGGGAACGACGTTTAATGCAATCCTTCGAATCTGTACGTAA
- the LOC126576956 gene encoding uncharacterized protein LOC126576956, which yields MKSLGVLVALCAFVAVQGFAQNIPIVKPSKRTVVTPPVVDSVQFDPSFSCDPENRITCGSCSSVMICNYEGNKVGGYDCSSVDPSRPYCIGNGICSGTPADGCNVKSDLCPTADYFYPVPSNCSELVYCDDKQTAIKISSPSSTAIFNYAIQSWTLRVAPSDCFQINCEAAGQLDKWYAYKPSPQLSIYCSSQGPMTFVCANEADVFNEAKKTCEFACSKEGNFPYPGDSSQYYFCLSDGKGGFQKLVNACLSGFTFDSDAKKCVKSTPALPGA from the exons ATGAAGAGTTTGGGAGTTTTGGTTGCACTTTGTGCCTTTGTGGCAGTACAG GGTTTTGCTCAAAATATTCCGATTGTGAAACCTAGTAAAAGAACTGTTGTCACGCCGCCAGTTGTGGATAGTGTGCAGTTTGATCCGAGTTTTTCGTGCGATCCTGAAAATCGTATCACCTGTGGAAGTTGTAGCAGCGTCATG ATTTGCAACTACGAAGGAAATAAAGTTGGTGGATATGATTGCTCATCAGTCGATCCTTCTCGACCGTATTGCATCGGTAATGGCATATGCTCCGGCACGCCGGCTGACGGCTGTAACGTAAAAAGTGATCTTTGTCCAACGGCCGATTATTTTTATCCAG TTCCTTCAAACTGCAGCGAACTTGTGTACTGTGACGACAAGCAGACTGCAATCAAGATAAGCAGCCCATCTTCGACTGCTATTTTCAACTACGCCATACAGTCCTGGACTTTGCGCGTTGCTCCTTCAGACTGTTTCCAAATCAACTGTGAAGCCGCTGGCCAGCTTGACAAATGGTATGCCTACAAGCCTAGTCCACAGCTCAGTATTTACTGCAGTTCTCAAGGACCGATGACATTCGTGTGTGCAAACGAAGCGGATGTATTCAATGAAGCCAAGAAAACGTGTGAGTTTGCTTGCTCTAAGGAGGGTAACTTTCCATATCCGGGCGATTCCAGCCAATACTACTTTTGTCTTTCCGATGGAAAAGGAGGT TTTCAAAAGCTCGTTAATGCGTGTCTCTCTGGATTTACCTTCGATAGTGACGCTAAGAAATGTGTTAAGTCTACCCCTGCCCTGCCGGGAGCCTga